CTGGAAGagcaccagccccagcctcctctgaGGCCCCCGCCCCGGCTGCTTCCACCGCCCTGGCTGCCTCCGCAGCCttgctctccatctcctccatgcGGCGCTGCACCATTTTGGGCATCAGCTGAACGTAAGTGCCCATCAAGCGGTGGTTGGAGCGGATCAGCTTCCCTGCACAGTTATCCGCACAGCGTTCCTAAAGGACAACATTATGATATTTAGCCACCCATATTGGATCATCAATAGCATTCAGCTCCATAAATTCATAACACCGTATGATTGAAGCCTATTATCTGACTGCTAGATAAGCCAAAGCTCACTGAACAACAATGACGAGCGAGTGACAGGAATTTATTAAGCGTGCATGTGGGGCAGCATTTCAAATGGCTAGTCAGATGACTACTTGAATGGAAAACCACTCTACTTGACCCATTTCTGACATACCTCGTCCATAGTGAGGCTTCTGTAATTGAAATTGCTGGAGCATCGCTGGAAACAAATCTCTGTCATGCGGTTGTAGACCATGAGAAAGTCCCGAAGCTACGGAGACAGTCAGTGGTTGATTAGAAATAACGACGTTTATAAAAACATGTCTGTTCAAAAACTTGCTAATCCTTGCCAATATTATATGCGTTAAGAGGTTAACTTACATTCCGTAGCTGTTGTTGCTCAGATTCCATGGCAAGGCTGTCAGAAAGgctaatgctagctagctagttttgtAGCCAAGAAATTTAAATGACTTGGGCTGCTTGAAGCAATCTATGTCTACGACGTATATGTAAAGAGTTCTTATGGTATATTATTAAAATCGGGTACAAAAACCGCAGATTACACGAGAAAGGAAATTGTAATGAAATTACATGAATTTACCATAAGCGAGTAGCATGACTTTCATGTGTACGCTGCCATGTTTTTCACCGGTAGTGACGCCCTCTTATGACGTCCGCATAGCCAGGGCAAAATAATTGGTTGAATCAGACTACTTTTCATTTCTACCATAGTATTTAGGATGCCGGACAATTATTTTACGACCATTACCTATTCAATTATGTCTGACACTACAATAACAACACCAGATTATCCATTACATCCAGGTAGCACTTTTACAGTGGCATTTTGTAAACCGGTATTCTGTGATTCACACAACCCTGCAGGGTGAAACCAGCGAGAAACACTAATTATTAGCCTATTTGTACGTGAAAGTAACATAAATAACAATATGTAATAGCAATGTTTATCATCAAACATGAGTAGGCTAGCTTTAACGGCCTGGGTATTTTACAGCCTCCACTCATAAGCAAGGTTGAAATAAAACATGTCGACCTGTTAggcctacagagacacaaataacGGCGGGGCTCGAAACAGACATTACAATTATTACTTTACATTAGAAGAAAGAatagtaaaaccttttttttaaagacagaaaatgcaaaaaataaaataaaaggatGTCTCCAAACCTTGTGTCGGCACAAATTAGGTCATTTTACATCTGGCCATCGTCTTGTTTTGTGGAGCCAGGTAGAAAAAAATAGGACTATATATTGCTTATTTAACTAAATTAATATTGCCTTGTGTttttaatgttttgaatttcatCAGCTTCATGGTCCTGTGACCTACACATTTCAAACTACTTAAAAAATAAGCCTTCTATGTAGCACACTCTTTtgtttgtaaatgtttaatgcAATTTTACATAATTTTCGAATTTCAGTAGCcccttggtcatgtgacctaagAACCTCAAACTGCTTTTAGAGTATCCATTGACTAGCTCCAAATAGTGCCTTTTGATTGTCAATTCTCACACTATTGTACAATCATTtttgacatttttatttaaattgtGGACTAATTACTTCAAATATGGTTCAGAATTTCCTCTGAGTATGCACACATATTGAACACCCTTTTGTTTGTTAATTGTCAACTCGCATGcttttaatatattttattatccagagcgtcatttagcagacgctctggataagagcgtctgctaaatgactaaatgtaatagttTTCAATTTCTGGTCCATTTCATTTATTGAAATGTCAATAGCTCTCCAGTCTTGCAACCTACTGACCTTATATTACTTTCAGAATATACACTGACTAGCCTCAAGTATTGCACTGCACACCCTTTTGATTGTCCATTTTCATCCCATACAATTTTGCATTTTTCACATTTTTGAATTCAAGACCTCCTTGGTCATTTGACCTACTGACCTCAAACTGCTTTCAGAATATAATCTGACCTGACGTATAATGCACAGCATGGTCATTTTTTCTGTCCATTATCTGGCCACCATTATTGTGGTGTTCAATATAAACATTGGCAAGCAAACCCATTGCAGCCAACATCATGGGCTAAGAGTTCACTCTCTATGCTTGCTATGTATGATTAAAAGACCCTCAAATGGGTAAATAATAAAAACGTAATTTAGAAATTCCTAAAATTAGGCCATCAAAAAGTTCCAACCCCAACTTTTGCATCAACCTCAATTCAACCAAAATACACATGCACTCTCCTGTAAAACAAAGGAGCAACTTAAGAAAGGTTGAGTCAAAACTGAAGACAAAAGGCAAGGAGATGGATCATTTAGAAAAAAAGACTGAAATACTTCAACAGAGGATGAACACTGTCCAGGTCAATTTCCAGTTAAACAAAGAGCTGGCGTGGTAGAGACCCACTTTATCAATTAACAGCCAGAGTAAGAGGATGGAGACGATGGTAAGAAAGTTTGCACAGCAATGACGTCTGTCCAGTTATCAACGGCAAATCCAAATATCCACTGAAAGGGACAGGCATTTAGAAATCATGGCATCACAGACACAGTTCTGCACGATGCAGCCTTTTTGGATTGCAAGGCCAAatatgtcagagagagagggctgcacCAGCTGGGGGTCATTGACACATTATCACTTGCAGAACTGATCACCACCCACCACGGTGTGACCACGGCAACAAGACATGCATGTAAGGAGAATGTTAGACCTTCAAagagagtaaaaaaaagaaagactgcTGGCAAAACACCAGCAGCAATTGTTGGAAGTTGGCAGAAGTGGAGTGGATTTCGTTATGGTTAGTTTTTCAAGGTTCATGTAGTTTTGTTTCAAAATCTTTATATTAATTGATTGTAAATACCTAAACaattattctttttttccaaaaccTATTTATCATTACTGAAACATTTCATTAAATTGAATAGATTTCCAAAATTTGTAGTTAcagtatatttttatttatcatGCATTATCATGCATTTACTGATGCTGAACTTGAATATTGTAGCAATGAGAGATCACTGAAATTAAATATTTTAGCTTATGAATAAGTAATGTTTTAGCACTACAACATCTCAATTAGATTGGTTACGCAATATTCCAATAAAAAGTTACTGTAATCCATCCTTACTGTTATTGTTGTAATGAGAAAATGTCCTTGGTAGTTATGAAAAATGCAATTAACAAAAAATACATCTACTACAAAATTGCCAAATAGTTCTTCAGTATATAAAAAACATTACTGTAATAACTACAAATGATATaacttacaataagtactgCATTATGTGAAATTTCTTTTTCAAGGTAACCATGAACTTTCCTTTGTCGGCTACACTGTGGGTGACAGTGCCATATGCTTACCCATAGAGGGGGCACAAACACCCGAGAATACATCagaatgtagtgtgtgtgtgtcactaggagattaagggtgtgtgtgaaagaaatcCAGTGCACTTCCCCAAAAAGGAAGCATAAAAATAACCCACAGTTTTCCTGAGTTACATATTCTCACAGTTGGACTGTGCTTGGAACAAGATCAAgagggagtgtgcgtgtgtgtgtgtgtgtgtgtgtgtgtgtgtgcatggcaaaAATGAGGgtctagagagggagggtatacAGAACCTGGATCTCAGCCAGTATCCCTAGACACATGACAGAAGAGAACATAAACTCAAAAGTGTTTGGTCACTGAAAATTCAACGCTTGTGAATGTTCCGGCATTTTCACCGTCTTTCTTTCTAGGTAAGTGAAAGTTTGCATTGAAAGTTGAAACTAACATTCTCCATTATCGCATTCTGTCATGTTGAGACGTATTTCAGAAGTTTTTATATAGTCTTATAAGAATAATCTTTTAGTGTTAAAAAGTTATTAGAAAAACAGGTAATTCAGAACCTCCTTCAGAAAACAGGTAATTCAGAACCTCCTTCAGTCTCCTTTCGCTCTCCCTTTTATTGTTCTCTTTCACTTCCTCTCTGCCCTTCCCAGAGTTATGGAAGGGCAGAGTGgtggcagggctggggaggaggcagAGTGCATAGGGAAGAGTCAGGGCTTGACCTTCTGGCTGGCCAGGCCGGAGGATTACCAGGAGGTCATGTCCATTTCTGATGACATCTACTGGGGGAATGACTACCTGCCCTATCGCTACCACATCTGGATGACTCAGCCCCATCGACTGGTCATACTGGCACGCAAGAACAGCAAACTGGTGAGACTGGAAACGCTAGAACTGCTGGCAACACTGGGACACACACTTGGGACGTTCTCAGGTTCAATGCTTAAATATCCTAAATTGATGTAAAGCATTACCTGTTCCAGTCTGGGACGTCAAGATCCCCCCAAAAAGAGATACAAAGAGAAACGTTTTACAGCGTTCTCTAAAGGATCTCCTTGGGGACCGAAGTTTTAATACTTGCCATATAAACAATGTCTTCAGTAGAACATGAATCACATGGGCATTGCAGATAACAGAATAATCTGTGAGAACGGAGAACACACTGTGTACTACTGCATCAGGAGCAATAGATAACAAGAGGTCAAACTCAGGAGAGATCACAGAAAAGGGCCCTTAATCTCTAACTTTCTAAgatattttatttcttttttttcacagaAAAATATAATTTCCAGGTCCTCGTTTTAGAAATCCATCCACAATGGTACAGATATCATGGGATTAGCAAAATAAGAGGCTAACCAACAAGCTAGCTGCACTGACAGGACTAACAAACTGCAGGTTACTTTATGTGATGACATGTAGCCAGACCATGATATCCAGAAGTTTGAACATGCTGACAGCGATTAAATGTATTAGTTGTAAAGTTTAGTTGCAAGTTTTAGGAAGCTTCCCGCTATGACCCTGGAATTTTCCATAATTGTGAGTCATTAACACTCTGTAGTTGCCACTAATATGTGGCAAATTATCGCTAGACTATTTGAGGTGACACTTTACATTAAttagggctctcaagtctcacgcatttgtTGTGAGACTCacttatttcaatcatttctcATGCTCttacgcaacaccttgtatttctcacactgagaagtaagggataacttgtccccctatatacaattaatggacgaggcacAGGCATAAGGAGAAAAGTTTTCTGCCGTGATGATAGCTAAacagttatacagagttaaatgccaCCTACCAGCCAAACAGAAACATCACCAGTACCTATACTGTCAAAAAGGGACAGCTTTACTGTCTATTTAAGTATTCATTTTaagtattataaaaaaaaattatcaaaCATTTGATAAtacttgagagccctgcgtCAAGGTGACATTAACTACCTCGTATCCCCATAGCAATACCTCTAGTAAAAACATCATAGGTACACGTTGATTGCTATGTAATTAAATGGCATGAAGTGTTTGAACTGTAGTGTTTGAAACTTTCTGAGTGCTCCTCCCAGCTGGTCAGCACGTCGAGCAGCCTTGGGTGTCAGCCTACACCTTCAGACCCTGCTGTGTATTACCGTTCACCCAATAATGCTAACGCTAatgctacactacacacactcacacgttcaCTTGTTAAATGATTGATAATGAATGATACACATTACAGCACTGCTTTAGAGTTTTAATGGCAGTTtagaggcagcagcagcagcagcaaggaAAGACGGTGTGAAACGGACAGCTGTCTGGCTATCTAACTGCCCACAATATGACCTGTATCATGGACATCTTTtgtatttcttgaatgtgtCTGAGGTGGGTCTGGAATCGGGCCTGGTGGTGGACGGAGCGGAGACGGTCGTGGTGGAGGGCTTGAGAGTGAGTCCTGAGGAGAGGGGCCGAGGCATGGCGGGGATCCTCCAGTGTTTCGTTGACGACTTCTTCAAGAGACGCTATCCCACGCTGCAGCGGGCCAGGCTGACCCGCATCGACGACCCCGGCCCACAGCGGAGCCTCACCTGGCTGGACAAACGGGTGAGCAGGACAGAGGTCACGCGGCTCTTGGTTTTGTTCTGGCGCGGTTCCTGCCAGGGGTGGGAGCCGCTTGTGTGTTCCATCCCGTTTCTGTCACGCTACAGCCCATGTTTTCCCGACGCTTCTAATCCAGTCGTCTTTCCCTTACCTTGTCTTCTATTCCGTTTGCCCTTtgtttctcccctctccattctttgtccccctccctctctctatctcccctttctctctctctctctctctctctctctctctctctctctctctctctctctctctctctctctctttcactctccctcttatccccctctctccccatctctctctatctccgttttgtctgtctcctctcgctcaatctctcccccctctcgctctctgtgcACCTttaccctcccccactccctctcccccttcgtctctctccccctcctcaacccTGCCCGTGACATGTGCTCTGACGGTGAGGTGGTGATCATGCTGATTACAGGCTGTGATTGTTATAAATGGCCTCAttatggggcgggggggggggggggggggggggggggtggtggggcccAGGGGAGAGGGAACAGACTAAGAGGTTTATTATCACAGGgcccaggggaggtggggggggggggtggagtagaaaagaggggggggacgttgaagtgtgagtgtgtgtgatggggtgggggtggggggggggcagtgaaggcaggctgtaggaaggaaggaagaaaatgaaagaaaacgagagagagagagatagtaagagagagagaagtgtgggagagaggggaagcgcACGGGAGGAGACGAGATTGACAGTCAATTGCACCAGAACAGCTGTTTCCGCCTACATCAACACCAAGACGAAGACAggattttttttccccccacggCTCCTTGACTGATGTGGCTACACATCCCCCTGGTGGCTCCTTCAGCCCTGCTCTTCATCAGCTgcttggcagagagagagagagggagagagagagagtgagtaggggggagaaagagagagagagagagagaaagagaggtgtcgagagagagaggagagcgatttgtgagacaggagagaaaggagagcgaTTTTCttcagagatagaaagagactaagacagaaagagagagagagacggaaagggagggaaagttatcagacagagaaagagacaagtggcagaaagagagcgagagagagagaaagggagggaggggttgatgGTCTAGTGGAGATGAGAAGTACTCAGAGTAGATCCTATGACTGGGGCCTGGTTAAGGGGGCCTGCTGAAGACAGGGGACTAAGGATAAATGGACTGTGGACTTTAAAAAGATTGATCGAAAGCCAACATGACACTTTGATCCGACCGTTCCCCACGTTTCCCCTTTAGCTTAAACCCCCTTCACTCACTCATATAATGGAGCCAGCTGGGTAGCGCGCAATTACCCATACAAAgcacccctctccacacacacacacacacaaacagaaacgtaTGCGCTcttacatacgcacacacacagtcacgctcACAGTCACTCACAAAGCCTGAACGCAGTATCAGTCGTTGGGGAAGTGTACTTTGAGTGAAAAGCTGTTTATTGAGTGCAGGTGCAAGGAAATGGCAAGGGTGCGCATTTCCATCTCAAATGGATTTTTAGCCGTCAAGTTTTTGTGTTTGCGTCAATAAAATGCAGATGTAAGCTCTTACATTTTAGACTGGAAGTGCGTCAAAGCTAACAAACAATTCTATATAGAATATCTGGTGTGGGAAGGGGGTTGTTTAGTAAAAACAATTAAATGCATTCCTATCACAAGGATGTTGAGTCGAACGTAGGCAGGAGACAGATATGATGCAGGAGGTTGTGTTTTAATGGATGTCCATCAGCAAAAACAAGACAGCAAACAAATTTAGGTGGTCTTAGAAAAAACTATAAACGGAAAACAAATCACGCTTGAATCTAGCGGAGCTCAAAGAGGCAATGGTGGTGCCCGACATGCTCTAACATAGTAAGACAAGAAAAACATGACAATACCCGAAAAATGacaacacaaactcacacctTAAATATACAAAACGTAATTGGCGACAGCTGAGGACTTGCAAACAGGTGCGCGTCATCACGCATCCCTCGATCCCCTCCCGAAGACGGAGGGGATCGAGGATTCCTAATATCTGGGAGATAGGGAGCGTCGTTGCCTGGATCTCCCAGTAAGCGTAACAACGCCAGATTTTAAAAAGGGAATTTCTATGAATGTCCCAAAGTTACATAGTTAGGGACGTGTATCTCATTGTTCTTCTCTGACTCTTTCCTCCAGCCTCTAGACTGACCTCTTCCTGTTTGACTCTTCCCCTagtctgtcctctccctctgctgtgAGGCTGGCCAGTACCACGACTTCCTGTTTCATCTGCGGAccaggctgggagaggaggaggggaggaagaaccctggtgtggaggaggaggaagaggaggaggaggaggaggggggggagaagagtccTGCGCCTGAGCTGCTCTTCCTTGAAGGTAGAGATCTGAGGTcggtcctcctcctgccctcgctCCCCTCCAGGGTCTCCCTCCCTGCCGGATCCATCATACGTGACTGGCTGCCGGTTCGACCAATCCACAGCAACCTCCCCCTGCTAGACAGGCCGGAGCACATCTGGTTGGTGGATCAACCTCAGAGTCCCTCCTTCCTCAGCCTCCACACGCGGCCCTACCCAATCCCGCTTGGGGGCGGGGCGGAGTGCCTGAGTGTGGACCTGTTTGGGACCAGTGTGGCTTTAGCTCGGCAGGCCTTGACCCAGCACCTGGAGAGGGCGAGCTTGGACGTGTTCAGGGCGGTGCTGGTGCACGTGTTCATGCACAGCTCTCTGCTGGAGCGCCTGGCCCAGTTCTGTGAGGGCGGAGCGGCCAGGAGGTGTGAGGTGCAGTGGGATCAGGtgctgatggagagggag
This window of the Osmerus mordax isolate fOsmMor3 chromosome 19, fOsmMor3.pri, whole genome shotgun sequence genome carries:
- the nat16l gene encoding N-acetyltransferase 16, like; amino-acid sequence: MEGQSGGRAGEEAECIGKSQGLTFWLARPEDYQEVMSISDDIYWGNDYLPYRYHIWMTQPHRLVILARKNSKLVGLESGLVVDGAETVVVEGLRVSPEERGRGMAGILQCFVDDFFKRRYPTLQRARLTRIDDPGPQRSLTWLDKRSVLSLCCEAGQYHDFLFHLRTRLGEEEGRKNPGVEEEEEEEEEEGGEKSPAPELLFLEGRDLRSVLLLPSLPSRVSLPAGSIIRDWLPVRPIHSNLPLLDRPEHIWLVDQPQSPSFLSLHTRPYPIPLGGGAECLSVDLFGTSVALARQALTQHLERASLDVFRAVLVHVFMHSSLLERLAQFCEGGAARRCEVQWDQVLMEREILDRE